A region from the Melopsittacus undulatus isolate bMelUnd1 chromosome 13, bMelUnd1.mat.Z, whole genome shotgun sequence genome encodes:
- the LOC117436911 gene encoding olfactory receptor 14C36-like — MSNGSSITHFLLLPFAHTRELQLCHFWLFLGISLAVLLGNGLIITSTACDQHLHTPMYFFLLNLSLLDLGCILTTVPKSMANSLWDTRAISYTGCAAQLFFFLFFIIAEFYLLTVMSYDRYVAICKPLHYGTLLGRRACVHMAAAAWGSGFLNALVNTANTFSLPLCRGNAVEQFFCEIPPILKLSCSHSYLREVGLVVLSILLALGCFVFIVVSYVQIFRAVLRIPTEQGRHKAFSTCLPHLAVLSLLVSTGSFAYLKPPSISSPSLDLVVSVLYSVVPPAVNPLIYNLRNQELKDAVRKLLTRCV, encoded by the coding sequence atgtccaacggcagctccatcacccacttcctcctcctgccattcGCACACACgcgggagctgcagctctgccacttctggctcttcctgggcatctccctggctgtgctcctgGGCAACGGCCTcatcatcaccagcacagcctgcgaccagcacctccacacccccatgtacttcttcctgctcaacctctccctgctggacctgggctgcatcctcaCCACTGTGCCCAAATCCATGGCCAATTCCCTCTGGGACACCAGGGCCATCTCCTACACAGgatgtgctgcacagctctttttctttctcttttttatcatAGCAGAGTTTTATCTCCTCACTGTCATGTCCTATGACCGCTACGTGGCCATCTGCAAGCCCCTGCACTATGGGACCCTGCTGGGCAGAAGAGCTTGTGtccacatggcagcagctgcctggggcagTGGCTTTCTCAATGCTCTGGTGAACACAGCCAATACATTTTCACTACCCCTCTGCAGAGGcaatgctgtggagcagttcttctgtgaaatcCCCCCGATCCTCAAGCTCTCCTGCTCACATTCCTACCTCAGGGAGGTCGGGCTTGTTGTGTTAAGTATCCTTTTAGCACTTGGCTGTTTTGTGTTCATTGTGGTTTCCTATGTGCAGAtcttcagggctgtgctgaggatcCCCACTGAGCAGGGACGCCACAAAGCCTTTTCCACGTGCCTCCCTCACCTGGCTGTGCTCTCCCTTCTTGTCAGCACTGGTTCCTTTGCCTACCTGAAGcccccctccatctcctccccatccctggatcTGGTGGTATCAGTGCTGTACTCGGTGGTGCCTCCAGCAGTGAACCCCCTCATCTACAACCTGAGGAACCAGGAGctcaaggatgctgtgaggaagCTGCTGACTCGATGTGTTTGA